Proteins encoded in a region of the Enterococcus gilvus ATCC BAA-350 genome:
- the glmM gene encoding phosphoglucosamine mutase: MGKYFGTDGVRGIANKELTPELAFKLGRCGGYVLSQHHESEERPRVLVGRDTRISGELLETALISGLLSVGIEVFQLGVISTPGVAYLTRLQKASAGVMISASHNPAEDNGIKFFGGDGFKLVDEQEAEIEALIDAEEDTLPRPSAEGLGTLDEFHEGLLKYSQFLVQTISGDLSGLIVCVDAANGATSTSVNRLFADLETDFYTMGTSPNGLNINAGVGSTHPETLAKMVVEKGADAGLAFDGDGDRVIAVDELGNIIDGDRIMFICAKYLAGRKRLKKDTVVTTVMSNLGFHKAIEEIGLEDVITQVGDRYVVEEMRKNDYNLGGEQSGHVLFLDYNTTGDGMLTGVQLLNIMKQTGKKLSELASEVTIYPQKLVNIRVSDKYGAMDVPAIKQAIEEAEAEMNGDGRILVRPSGTEPLLRVMAEAPTDEKVDYYVEKIAAVVREEIGLD; this comes from the coding sequence ATGGGTAAATATTTTGGAACAGATGGCGTACGCGGAATTGCGAATAAGGAATTAACACCTGAACTAGCGTTTAAATTGGGTCGTTGCGGCGGGTATGTATTGAGCCAGCATCATGAAAGCGAAGAGCGCCCTCGCGTGTTGGTAGGGCGAGACACGCGGATTTCAGGAGAATTGTTGGAAACAGCCTTAATTTCAGGGCTGTTGTCAGTAGGGATCGAAGTTTTCCAATTAGGCGTTATTTCAACGCCAGGTGTCGCTTATTTAACAAGATTACAAAAAGCGTCAGCGGGAGTCATGATTTCGGCTTCACACAATCCTGCTGAAGATAATGGAATTAAGTTCTTCGGTGGAGACGGCTTCAAGCTAGTTGATGAACAAGAGGCTGAAATCGAAGCGTTGATTGATGCTGAAGAGGATACGCTGCCTCGTCCATCTGCGGAGGGATTAGGAACACTCGATGAATTCCATGAAGGACTTTTGAAGTATTCACAATTTCTAGTTCAAACGATTTCCGGTGATCTTTCTGGATTGATCGTTTGTGTCGATGCAGCAAATGGGGCCACTTCAACAAGTGTGAATCGTTTGTTTGCTGATTTAGAAACAGACTTTTATACTATGGGGACCTCTCCAAACGGCTTGAACATTAATGCGGGTGTAGGATCAACGCATCCAGAAACACTAGCGAAAATGGTCGTTGAAAAGGGCGCCGATGCTGGTTTAGCATTCGATGGTGATGGCGACCGAGTGATCGCAGTCGATGAATTAGGGAATATTATCGACGGTGATCGTATCATGTTTATTTGTGCGAAATATTTAGCAGGGCGCAAACGATTGAAAAAGGATACTGTCGTAACCACGGTTATGAGTAATCTTGGCTTCCATAAAGCAATCGAAGAGATTGGATTAGAAGATGTTATCACACAAGTTGGCGATCGTTACGTTGTCGAAGAGATGCGTAAGAATGATTATAACCTTGGAGGCGAACAATCAGGACACGTGTTGTTCTTAGATTACAATACGACTGGCGATGGCATGCTGACAGGTGTTCAATTGTTAAACATCATGAAGCAAACAGGGAAGAAACTTTCTGAATTAGCTTCAGAAGTAACGATTTATCCGCAAAAACTTGTTAATATTCGTGTGAGTGACAAGTATGGTGCGATGGACGTTCCTGCAATCAAGCAAGCTATTGAAGAAGCGGAAGCAGAAATGAACGGCGATGGCCGTATCTTAGTCCGCCCTTCAGGAACGGAGCCTTTATTGCGAGTAATGGCTGAAGCACCTACAGACGAGAAAGTCGATTATTATGTAGAAAAAATTGCGGCAGTTGTACGTGAAGAGATTGGATTAGATTAA
- the cdaA gene encoding diadenylate cyclase CdaA has product MPSRLIELFRPEYWLSFFSENLSTWDIIVNLLDIFVVWFLIYRLFELVRGTKAVQLIKGVAIFIGIRIVAEFIGLHTLSWLMNQIITYGVIAAIVIFQPEVRRGLEHLGRSSFFKTTKKEERDDERMILAFDKAIQYMSKRKIGALVTIQRFTGLEEYIETGIPLDADITGELLINIFIPNTPLHDGAVIVKNGKLAVASAYLPLSDSMLIPKEFGTRHRAAVGISEVSDALTFIVSEETGGVSITLNNDFLHDLSQEEYLAVMRRELLPDEKNAGKKSLLQTFLEGLTKGGQK; this is encoded by the coding sequence ATGCCTAGTCGTCTAATAGAATTATTCAGACCGGAATATTGGCTTAGCTTTTTTTCTGAGAATCTTTCAACATGGGATATCATCGTCAACCTTTTAGATATATTTGTAGTTTGGTTTTTGATTTATCGTTTGTTTGAACTTGTTCGCGGAACGAAGGCCGTCCAATTAATTAAAGGTGTGGCGATTTTTATCGGTATCCGAATCGTGGCTGAGTTTATAGGCTTGCATACATTGTCATGGTTGATGAATCAGATCATCACTTATGGTGTGATTGCAGCGATTGTTATTTTTCAGCCAGAAGTCAGACGAGGCTTGGAGCATTTAGGTCGGAGTTCCTTCTTTAAAACAACAAAAAAAGAGGAACGCGATGACGAACGAATGATCTTGGCTTTTGACAAGGCGATTCAATACATGTCAAAAAGAAAAATCGGCGCGCTAGTAACGATTCAACGATTTACAGGATTAGAAGAATACATAGAAACAGGTATTCCTTTAGATGCTGATATTACCGGAGAGCTATTGATCAATATCTTTATACCGAACACCCCATTGCATGATGGTGCCGTTATCGTAAAAAATGGGAAGCTTGCAGTTGCTTCAGCCTATTTACCGCTTTCTGATAGTATGTTGATACCAAAGGAATTTGGGACTCGTCACAGAGCCGCAGTTGGGATCAGCGAGGTCAGCGATGCCTTGACATTTATCGTCTCTGAAGAAACCGGCGGCGTCAGTATCACTTTAAACAATGATTTCTTGCATGATTTATCACAAGAAGAATACCTAGCGGTGATGCGTAGAGAATTATTACCTGACGAAAAAAATGCTGGTAAAAAGAGCCTTTTACAAACCTTTTTAGAGGGTTTGACTAAAGGAGGCCAAAAATGA
- a CDS encoding helix-turn-helix domain-containing protein, with the protein MAKYDYEFKRIVVEAYQNGEGGYRTLARRFGIPAMSLVEKWVKTAERLGFSALNRRKAKQTYSSQFKQDVIHYYLTSGDSYLDVALNYGLPSGDLLQHWHQAFLREGMEGLSPKPKGRPSMTKKKKKTPKKPLTREQELERENELLRAELAFIKKLRALGMTIPDRLKNETHESSTNSEKSSD; encoded by the coding sequence ATGGCCAAATATGATTATGAGTTCAAAAGAATCGTTGTAGAAGCGTATCAAAATGGTGAAGGTGGCTATCGAACGTTGGCTCGGCGCTTTGGTATTCCAGCTATGTCGTTAGTTGAAAAATGGGTGAAAACCGCTGAAAGACTTGGCTTTAGCGCTCTAAATCGAAGAAAAGCCAAACAAACTTATTCTTCTCAATTCAAGCAAGATGTCATACACTATTATTTGACTAGTGGTGACTCTTACCTTGATGTTGCGTTGAACTATGGATTGCCATCTGGAGATTTACTCCAGCACTGGCATCAAGCATTTCTCCGCGAAGGCATGGAAGGTCTTTCACCCAAACCGAAAGGAAGACCTTCCATGACGAAGAAAAAGAAGAAAACACCAAAGAAACCGTTGACGCGCGAGCAGGAGCTGGAACGAGAAAATGAACTACTTCGTGCAGAACTAGCATTCATAAAAAAGCTCCGAGCTTTAGGGATGACTATCCCGGATCGACTCAAGAACGAGACGCACGAATCATCCACGAACTCCGAAAAGAGTTCCGATTAG
- the sppA gene encoding signal peptide peptidase SppA gives MNKRRWIAVGIAVVLVIFSALSSTINKKEANKEELSQVNELLYGTGEPQEKVEEAGSSKDKIAKLVVEGAIINDGTSGLFSTGGYNHASFMQQLTKIKNDSDVKGILLEVNSPGGAVYETAEITRALKEIQEDRKIPIYTSMESQAASGGYYISANSDRIFAAEDTMTGSIGVIISSMNYSGLMEKLGITDATIKSGALKDIGSTSRPQTKEDKEVLQAFVDSMYGRFVKVVATGRGMDEKKVRELADGRIYDGAQAVENGLVDAIGYPDEALAALRKDKKLEDAKVISYTDGSTNFMNTWLGSSLADLQGIKPSQEEVVANIVESIGTPQAPKAMYLYGGE, from the coding sequence ATGAATAAAAGACGTTGGATTGCAGTGGGTATAGCGGTAGTGTTAGTAATTTTTTCGGCACTATCTTCAACAATCAATAAAAAAGAAGCAAACAAAGAAGAGCTTAGCCAAGTAAATGAATTGTTATATGGTACAGGAGAGCCTCAAGAAAAAGTAGAAGAGGCTGGATCAAGCAAGGACAAGATTGCTAAATTAGTAGTAGAAGGAGCAATCATTAATGACGGTACCAGCGGATTGTTTTCAACTGGAGGCTACAATCATGCTTCTTTTATGCAACAATTAACTAAAATAAAAAATGATTCCGATGTAAAGGGGATCTTATTGGAGGTTAATTCTCCAGGCGGGGCCGTATATGAGACCGCAGAGATCACTCGAGCACTGAAGGAAATCCAAGAAGACAGAAAGATTCCAATTTATACTTCCATGGAGAGTCAGGCCGCTAGTGGAGGATATTACATCTCTGCTAATTCGGATCGCATTTTCGCTGCCGAAGATACAATGACCGGATCGATCGGGGTCATCATATCTAGCATGAATTATTCAGGATTAATGGAAAAACTGGGTATCACTGATGCTACGATCAAGAGTGGCGCTCTAAAAGATATCGGTTCTACGTCACGACCTCAAACAAAAGAAGACAAAGAAGTACTCCAAGCATTTGTAGACAGCATGTATGGTCGCTTCGTCAAGGTAGTGGCAACGGGCCGCGGCATGGACGAGAAAAAAGTGAGAGAATTAGCCGATGGCAGAATTTACGATGGGGCTCAAGCAGTTGAAAATGGATTGGTGGATGCGATTGGTTACCCAGACGAAGCGCTGGCTGCTTTACGAAAAGATAAAAAGCTGGAAGATGCGAAGGTAATTTCGTATACCGATGGCAGCACGAATTTCATGAATACATGGTTAGGAAGCAGCCTAGCCGACCTTCAAGGGATTAAACCTTCCCAAGAAGAAGTGGTTGCCAATATCGTTGAGAGTATTGGTACGCCACAAGCGCCTAAAGCGATGTATCTCTATGGAGGTGAGTAG
- a CDS encoding IS3 family transposase, producing the protein MHKKAPSFRDDYPGSTQERDARIIHELRKEFRLGILLEATKFPKATYMYWQQRFNRENPDAALEKIITELFEENNGNYGYRRIQIALNERGLKVNQKKIRRLMRKLGLKGAKFTRKSRKYCSYKGTVGQVAKNRIHRRFYTSVPHQKITTDTSEFKYFERDNTGGVVIKKLYLNPFLDMFNGEILSYRISEAPTLKAILDGQKEAIDYTADCPYRRTFHSDQGWAYQLKQYRKPLSNKSIFQSMSRKGNCLDNSLIENFFGLLKQEMYHGVEYTSFEHLKQAIEDWIDYYNHRRIKTRLGCSPVQYRERMTA; encoded by the coding sequence ATTCATAAAAAAGCTCCGAGCTTTAGGGATGACTATCCCGGATCGACTCAAGAACGAGACGCACGAATCATCCACGAACTCCGAAAAGAGTTCCGATTAGGAATTCTACTTGAAGCGACGAAATTTCCTAAAGCAACGTATATGTATTGGCAACAGCGCTTCAATCGTGAAAATCCAGACGCCGCATTAGAAAAAATTATTACAGAACTTTTCGAAGAAAATAATGGGAATTATGGCTATCGTCGCATTCAAATTGCCTTGAATGAACGCGGACTAAAAGTGAACCAAAAGAAAATCCGTCGATTGATGCGTAAGCTTGGACTGAAAGGCGCGAAGTTCACACGAAAATCTCGTAAGTACTGTTCTTACAAAGGAACTGTTGGACAAGTGGCGAAAAATCGGATTCACCGCCGTTTTTATACATCGGTTCCTCATCAAAAAATCACTACAGATACCTCTGAATTCAAGTATTTCGAACGGGACAATACGGGGGGAGTAGTAATCAAAAAACTGTACCTTAACCCGTTCCTTGATATGTTTAATGGAGAAATTTTGTCCTACCGAATTTCAGAGGCACCAACGTTAAAGGCCATTCTTGATGGTCAAAAAGAAGCTATTGACTACACTGCAGATTGTCCCTATCGTCGGACATTCCACTCTGACCAAGGTTGGGCTTACCAGTTGAAGCAATATAGAAAACCATTATCGAATAAGAGTATCTTTCAAAGCATGTCCCGAAAGGGCAACTGTTTGGACAACTCACTGATAGAAAACTTCTTCGGTTTATTAAAGCAAGAAATGTATCATGGTGTCGAATATACAAGTTTTGAGCACTTAAAACAGGCAATTGAGGACTGGATAGATTACTACAATCATCGTCGAATTAAAACCCGGCTTGGTTGTAGTCCAGTTCAGTACCGAGAGCGAATGACAGCATAA
- the glmS gene encoding glutamine--fructose-6-phosphate transaminase (isomerizing) has translation MCGIVGIVGNEQATDILVNGLEKLEYRGYDSAGIFVADQKEDFLVKSQGRIKELAEKINEGVHGTIGIGHTRWATHGEPSEENAHPHTSQSKRFILVHNGVIENYDELKQKYLADDVFYGETDTEIVVHLIEHFANQGVSTKEALRLALKEIHGSYAFGLIDKEDRETIYVAKNKSPLLIGLGDGFNVVCSDAMAMLEQTNQFVEINDGEMVIVTKDHVEIEDENGNEIQRAPYEAKIDLSDMEKGTYPYYMLKEIDEQPATMRRIISEYTDETGTVVIEDELLQSLLASDRIYIVACGTSNNAGWASKQIIEGLANIPVEIHLSSEFGYNMPLLSEKPFFIYLTQSGETADSRQVLVKTNDLGYPSLTVTNVAGSTLSREASYTMLLHAGPEIAVASTKAYTAQIAALTVLAKAVGEAKGISAAKEFDLTKELGIAANAMDVMIAEKATIEEIAEAYLATTRNAFYIGRAEDYYVSMEVALKLKEISYIQAEGFAAGELKHGTIALVEEGTPVIGIITEAVTAPHTRGNLREVESRGAHTLVIVSEELSKDGDQIILPVVHQFLRPLVSVIPGQLIAYYATLLRGYDVDKPRNLAKSVTVE, from the coding sequence ATGTGTGGAATTGTAGGGATTGTAGGAAATGAGCAAGCAACAGATATTTTAGTGAACGGCTTGGAGAAATTGGAATATCGCGGATATGACTCAGCAGGCATTTTTGTTGCAGATCAGAAGGAGGACTTCTTAGTAAAGTCCCAAGGACGAATCAAAGAACTTGCAGAAAAAATCAATGAAGGTGTTCATGGAACGATCGGGATTGGTCATACGCGTTGGGCAACACACGGTGAGCCTAGCGAAGAAAATGCGCATCCCCACACGTCACAGAGCAAACGATTCATATTGGTCCATAATGGCGTGATCGAAAACTATGACGAATTAAAGCAGAAATATTTAGCAGACGATGTTTTTTATGGTGAAACGGATACTGAGATCGTTGTTCATTTAATTGAACACTTTGCAAATCAAGGGGTTTCTACTAAAGAAGCTTTACGTTTAGCTTTGAAAGAAATTCATGGTTCTTACGCGTTTGGATTAATTGATAAAGAAGACCGTGAAACAATCTATGTTGCAAAAAACAAGAGCCCTCTGCTCATCGGTTTGGGTGACGGATTCAATGTTGTCTGCAGTGATGCGATGGCCATGTTAGAACAAACAAATCAGTTTGTTGAAATCAATGATGGCGAAATGGTCATTGTCACAAAAGACCATGTTGAGATTGAAGATGAGAACGGCAACGAAATTCAACGTGCCCCTTACGAAGCAAAAATTGATCTTTCAGATATGGAAAAGGGCACATACCCTTACTATATGTTGAAAGAGATTGATGAACAACCTGCTACGATGCGTCGGATCATCAGTGAATACACAGATGAAACAGGAACCGTCGTTATCGAAGACGAACTACTGCAAAGTTTACTAGCAAGCGATCGAATTTATATCGTTGCATGCGGCACAAGTAATAATGCTGGCTGGGCCAGCAAGCAAATCATTGAAGGTTTAGCCAACATTCCAGTGGAAATCCATTTATCCAGCGAATTTGGGTATAACATGCCTTTGCTCTCAGAAAAACCATTTTTCATTTACCTGACACAAAGTGGCGAAACTGCGGATAGTCGACAAGTGCTAGTTAAGACAAATGACTTAGGCTACCCTTCCCTTACAGTAACGAATGTAGCGGGCTCCACCCTATCTCGTGAAGCAAGTTACACTATGCTTTTACATGCGGGACCAGAAATCGCTGTTGCGTCAACTAAAGCTTACACTGCACAAATCGCTGCTTTGACTGTTTTAGCGAAAGCAGTTGGCGAAGCGAAAGGCATTTCTGCTGCAAAAGAATTTGATTTGACAAAAGAATTGGGAATCGCTGCGAATGCTATGGATGTCATGATCGCAGAAAAAGCAACGATCGAAGAGATTGCCGAGGCGTATTTAGCAACTACTCGCAATGCCTTTTATATTGGACGTGCAGAAGATTATTACGTTTCAATGGAAGTTGCTTTGAAATTGAAAGAAATTTCATATATCCAAGCAGAAGGCTTTGCTGCCGGTGAATTGAAACACGGGACCATCGCCCTTGTAGAGGAAGGAACTCCAGTGATAGGTATCATTACTGAAGCAGTGACCGCACCACATACGCGCGGAAATCTTCGTGAAGTTGAAAGTCGCGGAGCACACACCTTAGTGATTGTGTCAGAAGAATTGAGCAAAGATGGCGATCAAATCATCTTACCTGTTGTACATCAATTCTTACGTCCTCTTGTTTCTGTGATTCCTGGACAACTGATTGCTTACTATGCAACCTTATTGCGCGGGTATGATGTTGACAAGCCTCGTAATTTGGCAAAATCAGTAACAGTAGAATAG
- a CDS encoding CdaR family protein, which translates to MRIRFKKSNVPYMLISLVFSLILFFNVNSQNFSRLISSETSYEESIQNVPITVLYDSNEYFVHGFSSNVSVKLSGANRIQLNKEMDPDTRDFSVVADLKNLTSGTHEVRLKTRNLSSSLFATIEPETISITVEKKVKKQFDISPILSSNTSNNGLKVGEMTTQPQKVEITTGEDTMKEIDRVVASVDSNKLTASQDSFQAPVQALNASGEALPIQSDPQNVTVNFEIQTPSKEVSLYPIQEGDLPSAVESVKIDLNRTKATITGAQSVIDQIDSIGIPVDVSQLQGTVKKFIDIPVSGEYQVNPKTVSAQVTPAFKKSQESETSSANHPSSSTETSTHPASSSKSSTTSETTSTQSDSVQEESTNQSTN; encoded by the coding sequence ATGAGAATCCGATTCAAAAAAAGCAATGTGCCCTATATGCTGATTTCTTTAGTATTCAGCTTGATTTTGTTTTTTAATGTAAACAGTCAAAATTTCAGTCGTTTGATCTCTTCTGAAACAAGCTATGAGGAATCCATTCAAAATGTACCAATTACAGTGCTTTATGATTCAAACGAGTATTTTGTTCACGGTTTTTCTTCTAATGTGTCCGTAAAATTGAGTGGAGCAAACCGCATTCAATTGAACAAGGAAATGGATCCCGACACGCGAGACTTCAGCGTGGTCGCGGATTTAAAAAATTTAACCTCTGGGACACATGAAGTTCGCTTAAAAACGAGAAATCTTTCAAGCTCACTTTTTGCAACCATTGAACCGGAAACAATATCGATTACAGTCGAGAAAAAAGTAAAAAAACAATTTGATATATCGCCTATTTTAAGCAGCAATACCAGCAATAACGGATTAAAAGTAGGAGAAATGACGACACAGCCGCAAAAAGTGGAGATTACTACTGGTGAAGATACAATGAAAGAAATTGATCGTGTCGTAGCCTCTGTAGACAGCAATAAGTTGACTGCAAGTCAAGATAGCTTTCAAGCACCGGTTCAAGCATTGAATGCAAGTGGAGAAGCGTTGCCTATTCAATCAGATCCGCAGAATGTGACAGTCAATTTTGAAATTCAAACCCCAAGTAAAGAGGTTTCGCTTTATCCTATTCAAGAAGGTGATCTGCCTTCAGCGGTAGAAAGTGTAAAGATTGATTTGAATCGCACGAAGGCTACAATTACTGGCGCTCAGTCTGTAATTGATCAAATAGACAGTATCGGTATTCCAGTCGATGTAAGTCAGCTTCAAGGAACAGTGAAGAAGTTTATCGATATACCAGTATCTGGTGAGTATCAAGTAAATCCTAAGACAGTAAGTGCGCAGGTGACACCTGCCTTTAAAAAATCACAAGAATCAGAAACAAGCAGTGCAAATCATCCTAGTTCGTCGACAGAAACGAGCACTCATCCGGCTAGTTCCAGCAAGTCTTCAACGACTTCGGAAACAACTAGTACTCAAAGTGACAGCGTTCAAGAAGAATCGACCAATCAATCTACAAACTAG